ACTGCATCACCGGCATGAACGTCGCGGCAGCCGCCGCGCGCACGTAGAGCTCGCCATCGGGCACGGGGCCGGAGAACCCGGCCAGGTCCCAGCCCCAGTACACGATGCCGCAGGCGGAGGCCGTGATTCCCGCCGTCACCGAGTGCCGGAACGCCTCCCAGGTGGAGTCCTCGTCGCCCGCCCAGAACAGGCCGTGGGCCTGCGACCCGGTGAAGCCGGCGCGTGAGAACGTCACGGGCGCCTTGCCGTGCGCGCGGAGCAGGTCGCCGAACGCCCGCGCGTAGTGCACCGGGTAGAGGTTGTTGCCCTCGTCGCCGCGGCGCCCGTCGGCGTAGCGCAGGTCGTGGCCCCAGGCGTGCTCGCCGCCGTCGGTCTTGAACCCGTCGACGTCGAGGTCGGCCACCAGGTAGCGCCGCTTCGCGGTCCACCAGTCCCGGCCTTCCTGCGTGGACAGGTCGGCCATGAGCGCCTGCGGGAACCACCAGCCGCGGTTGTGGTAGGCCGAGCCGTCGGCCTCCCGCACGGCGTGGCCCGACGCGACCATGGCACGCCCGTCGGCGAGCACCTGGCTGTCCTGGGGCACGTCGGGGCCCAGGTCGTGCTCGGTCTTCTGCAGCGGGATCTGCCAGAGGATCACCTTGATGCCCCGCGCGTGCAGCTCGTCGATCATCGCCCGCGGGTCGGGCCACGCCCCCTCGGGCGGGTAGGTGAAGTCGTCGGCGCCGTGCGGGGCGCCGTCGGGCGTGACCTCGTAGCGGGCGTCGCGGAAGATCGTGATGCCCTCCTCGTCGCTCCACGCCTCGATCACGACGGCGCCCACGGGGATGTCGAGCTCCTGGTGGCTGTCCATGCGCTCCATCACGAGGCGCTGGGTGTTCCACTCGTTGCCCGAGGCCCACAGCCGGAACACCCACGCCGGCAGCTCCTCGGCGCGCCCGACCTCGTCGCCGAAGGCCCGCAGCACCTCGTCGGGCGCCCCGTCGTAGAGGGCCACCTCGAGCCGCTCGTGCGGGGCCCCGCCCAACGCCGCCTCGACCACCAGCAGGTCGGGCTGCGAGGCGCCGACGTCGTACCAGGTGCGCCGCGCGGTGCGGACGTGGAAGCCCCACCCAGCGCCCCCGACGACGTGCGCGAAGGGCATCGGCAGGTAGGTGCGGCCGTGCGCGGCCTGCGACTTGTACTGCTCGAACACGACGGCGTCGAGTGCCGAGCCGCGCTGGTCGACGGCGTCGTACCGCTCCCCGAACCCGACCACGTGCTCGTGGGGATCGAGCCGCAGCGCGAACCGCACCCGCCGCACCCCGTCCGCGTCGCGCAGCCACTCCACGCTCCCGGGCACGAGCCGTGACCGGGAGCCCTCGGCGCCGGCGAGCACCAGGTCGCCGCCCTCCTGCGACCACTCCGCGGCCGAGACGTCGAACCAGGGGGTCGGCGGCTCCACCCGAGGCGTGCCCTCGCCCTCGGCGCCGGTCGCCTCGGCCAGGAACCGGTAGCGGTAGCGCGTCCCGGCGACGAGGGCGGGGGTGTCCACCGACCAGCCGCCATCGGCCTCGAGCTGCGCGGCCTGGGCCGCGGCGAGGTGCCCGTCGCCGCCCGCGAGAGCCGCGGCGTCCGCGGCCGAGGCAGTCGCCGGGGCCAGCGTGAGCAGCATGGTCGCGCCCGTGGACAGGTCCTGCCACTCGCAGGTCACGGCCGTGACGTCGGGACGCGCGACCACGCCGAGGCGGACGCTCTGGCCCGCCTCGGGCGTCACCGGCACGCGCTGGTCCGCTGATGTCGCGTAGGGGTGCTCGATGCCGTGGGGACGGTGGGTGAGAGCCGGGAGGCTCGTGGTGGTGGGGGTCATCGCGCGTCGTCCTCCGGGAGCAGGCCGAGCTCGTCGGCCAGGATCAGGTACATGCCGTGGGACCACAGCAGCGGGGTCGCGACAGTGCCCCAGCGGTCGAGCCACTCGTCGCGGTGCTCGGGCGCCAGCAGGTGGTCCGGGACCTGCTCGGGCATCTCGCCGTCATCCACGGCGTGGTCGGCGGCCCACACGAGGTGGCGCAGGGCGGCCGGGCGGTCGCCCGCGGCGGCACGGTTCCAGCCGAGCAGGCTGGCCAGGAGCAGCCACTGCCCACCGCCGTAGAACACGTCGGCGCGGAAGCGGTGCACGCCGCCGTCGACGTCGAGGTCGCGGGCCACCGCGTCGAGCGTCGCGGCCGCGATCGGGCTCGCGGGGTCCACCAGCCCGAAGGGGACCACGCACGCGGCCAGGGAGGCGTCGACGGCTGACGAGCCGAGCCACTTGGCGAGGTGCGGCGCCGCGGGGTCGCCCGCGCGGCCGGTGGTCGTCCCCTCGGCCAGGACGA
The sequence above is a segment of the Cellulomonas chengniuliangii genome. Coding sequences within it:
- a CDS encoding TIM-barrel domain-containing protein; this encodes MTPTTTSLPALTHRPHGIEHPYATSADQRVPVTPEAGQSVRLGVVARPDVTAVTCEWQDLSTGATMLLTLAPATASAADAAALAGGDGHLAAAQAAQLEADGGWSVDTPALVAGTRYRYRFLAEATGAEGEGTPRVEPPTPWFDVSAAEWSQEGGDLVLAGAEGSRSRLVPGSVEWLRDADGVRRVRFALRLDPHEHVVGFGERYDAVDQRGSALDAVVFEQYKSQAAHGRTYLPMPFAHVVGGAGWGFHVRTARRTWYDVGASQPDLLVVEAALGGAPHERLEVALYDGAPDEVLRAFGDEVGRAEELPAWVFRLWASGNEWNTQRLVMERMDSHQELDIPVGAVVIEAWSDEEGITIFRDARYEVTPDGAPHGADDFTYPPEGAWPDPRAMIDELHARGIKVILWQIPLQKTEHDLGPDVPQDSQVLADGRAMVASGHAVREADGSAYHNRGWWFPQALMADLSTQEGRDWWTAKRRYLVADLDVDGFKTDGGEHAWGHDLRYADGRRGDEGNNLYPVHYARAFGDLLRAHGKAPVTFSRAGFTGSQAHGLFWAGDEDSTWEAFRHSVTAGITASACGIVYWGWDLAGFSGPVPDGELYVRAAAAATFMPVMQYHSEFNHHRLPLRDRTPWFVAETHDDPAVVDEFRRYAHLRERLVPYLAEQAARTIASDRPLMRGLFFDWPDDSAVWDWPGQFLLGDDLLVHPVTEPGASTWTTYLPAGDWVDAWSGEALAGGTTVERPTPRDIVPVYCRAERWAALAPVFEG